The following coding sequences lie in one Caloenas nicobarica isolate bCalNic1 chromosome 13, bCalNic1.hap1, whole genome shotgun sequence genomic window:
- the INSYN2B gene encoding protein INSYN2B, which produces MAQQNMKMRPVLLKRNSLDSADFMRQPHHRRSKSQQVRFKDDGVNTKAELDTNPAQNLAFTTGKTKIFQDHNFSLHQSPSFPKAQKGLRNIAIQTSPSLRKHFPVFKKKKLTVSKSLTEMPTEPANSIQVNGNLSEQDIMSSDLCYLRITDHFEDGFRNSEVNGQLSQRPSKAQSNGPIHSDDFSAAEKTTVSTQVPEYIHVSFPQDSNFSTDAPNTTMNLSNSLHSSTVINSKENNENRMLSSTSEKAYPCLSNSTNCSECNPHSDSCEADKSDSELPVASEDSSSKATAPLSPPPNHSSSPCCLRNYQQAGESKTDSSCVTVTNDDHTIMSSTSSNASKSILSCNTEIEKNSTQSDVSQCNSCLEGFHTKSYLPRNEIKPQSNTEISKINQIHLAHGELCALQGRLQSVEESLQSNQEKIKVLLNVIQDLEKSRALSEGRNFYHTGQDLNNCSTCQNTACIIYSVEYDFRQQEGRFHQILKMLDHVDQNPASASPQKLPPDPPAPEKKESRRKTKKVKRKCFWWI; this is translated from the exons ATGGCCcagcaaaacatgaaaatgcGCCCAGTGCTATTGAAAAGGAACAGTCTAGATTCAGCTGATTTCATGAGACAGCCACACCACCGCAGGAGCAAATCTCAGCAAGTTCGATTCAAGGATGATGGTGTGAACACGAAGGCAGAACTGGATACTAATCCTGCCCAAAATCTAGCATTCAcgactggaaaaacaaaaatatttcaggaccACAATTTTTCGCTCCACCAATCTCCATCTTTTCCAAAAGCTCAGAAGGGGCTTCGGAATATTGCCATACAAACATCTCCTAGCCTCAGGAAACACTTCCcggtttttaaaaagaaaaagctgacaGTAAGCAAGTCTTTAACAGAAATGCCAACTGAGCCTGCCAATTCTATCCAAGTAAATGGCAATCTTTCTGAACAAGACATTATGTCTTCAGATCTCTGTTACTTAAGAATAACTGATCATTTCGAAGATGGATTTAGGAATAGTGAAGTGAATGGTCAGTTAAGTCAAAGACCGTCAAAAGCACAAAGCAATGGGCCAATCCACTCGGATGATTtctcagcagcagagaagaCAACTGTTTCTACACAGGTACCTGAATACATACATGTGAGTTTTCCACAAGACAGCAATTTTTCCACGGATGCACCAAACACAACCATGAATTTAAGTAACTCGCTACATTCTTCTACTGTCataaatagcaaagaaaataatgaaaacagaatgcTGTCATCTACTTCTGAAAAAGCATACCCTTGCCTAAGCAATTCTACTAACTGCAGTGAATGTAATCCACATTCTGACTCTTGTGAAGCAGACAAAAGTGATTCTGAGTTGCCTGTTGCCAGCGAAGATTCAAGCAGCAAGGCAACCGCTCCATTATCACCTCCACCAAACCACAGTTCATCTCCCTGTTGCCTCAGAAACTATCAACAGGCAGGAGAGAGCAAAACAGATTCCAGCTGTGTGACAGTAACAAACGATGATCACACAATAATGTCATCGACAAGCAGTAATGCGTCAAAATCTATTCTGTCGTGTAATACTGAAATTGAGAAAAATTCTACCCAGTCAGATGTTTCTCAGTGTAACAGCTGTTTAGAAGGATTTCACACGAAGTCTTATCTGCCgaggaatgaaataaaaccacaaagcaaCACAGAGattagcaaaataaatcaaattcattTGGCACACGGTGAACTCTGTGCCCTACAAGGCAGGCTGCAGTCTGTAGAGGAATCCTTGCAGTCGAACCAGGAGAAGATTAAAGTCCTTTTGAATGTAATCCAAGACCTGGAAAAATCCAGAGCCCTCAGCGAAGG GCGTAATTTCTATCACACTGGTCAAGACCTCAACAACTGCAGCACCTGTCAGAACACCGCATGTATCATTTACAG TGTGGAATACGACTTCAGACAACAAGAAGGAAGATTTcatcagattttgaaaatgctggACCATGTAGATCAAAATCCAGCTTCAGCTTCACCTCAGAAGCTGCCACCTGATCCTCCAGCTCCCGAGAAAAAGGAGtcaagaagaaaaaccaaaaaggtgaaaagaaaatgcttctggTGGATTTGA